GGGTTAATCATCAGAAAGACGGCTCCGGCTTTTAATGCGGCAAAGATGGACAGCGCCGCCTCGACCGAATTGTCCAGATAGACAGCCACCCGATCGCCGCGCTGGACGCCCGATGCGATCAGCCCATGGGCCAGCCGGTTGCATTGTTCCTCGATCTCACGGTAGGTCAGCCTTCGATCCCCGCAGACCAGGGCGATCTTCTCCGGGAAACGCCCGGCGCTTCGTTCTAGAAATTGTTCAAGCTGCAATGGTCTTTCTCCGCTTTTACGGGGTCCTTTGCGCCTTTTTCTCGATGAACCGGATGAGACTGTCAATGGAGTCCAGGTTGGCCGGGATCAATTCCTCATCTTCAATCTTTATCCGGTATTGATCCTCCAAGAAGGCCACCAGCTCCAGCACCCCGGTGGAATCCACGATCCCTTTCTCGAGGAAAGAGTCATGATTTGAGAGCTGATCACCCCCCTGGCCGAATAGAAAGTTGTTGATGACGAATTGCCGCAACTGCTGCTCAATCGGCTGCATGGACGGATCTCCTGTCGAAGTTTTTTATAAACTGGTCCACAACAAGCTGCGTAGAGAGGATGCCGACCAGGGCCATGTTA
This region of Nitrospiria bacterium genomic DNA includes:
- a CDS encoding acyl carrier protein, whose amino-acid sequence is MQPIEQQLRQFVINNFLFGQGGDQLSNHDSFLEKGIVDSTGVLELVAFLEDQYRIKIEDEELIPANLDSIDSLIRFIEKKAQRTP